A region of the Pseudarthrobacter sp. MM222 genome:
CGGACGCCGTAACGGACGCCGGGGCTCCAGAGCTTGCCGGATTCATCGAGCTTCCTCGGCTCGACGGCCCAGCTCTCGCCTTCTCCGAGCGTGGTGAGCGCGTCCAGGAGCTTGCCGTTCGCGGGTTCGATAATGGGACCCATCTGGCTGGCGGGATCCTCGGGGTAGCCGACCTTCAGGGACGTGACGGCGTCGATGAGCTGGTTGTGGAAGCGCTTGGACTTGGCCACGGAGCCGACGAGGATCACCAGCGAGGCAGCGGAGCACTTCTGCCCTGCATGGCCGAACGCGGAGTAGGCGACGTCTTTGGCCGCGAGGTCAAGGTCGGCGCTGGGCGTGACGATGATGGCATTCTTGCCGCTGGTCTCGGCCAGGAGGGGAAGGTCCTTGCGGAAGGACCGGAACAGCTCGGCTGTCTCGTAGCCGCCGGTCAGGATGACACGGTCCACTGCGGGGTGCGAGATCAGCTGCCGGCCGAGTTCACGCTCGCCCAGCTGGACCATGGTGAGCACCTCGCGGGGCACGCCGGCTTCCCAGAGGGCTTCGATCATCACGGCGCCGCTGCGGCGGGCCTGCTTGGCGGGCTTGATGACGACGGCGGATCCGGCGGCGAGCGCTGCGAGCGTGGAGCCGGCCGGGATGGCTACCGGGAAGTTCCACGGCGGGGTTACGACGGTGAGCTTCGCCGGGACGAAGGTGGCGCCGTCGACGTCGTCGAGCCTGCGGGCGGACTCGGCGTAGTAGTGCGCGAAGTCCACGGCTTCGCTGACTTCGGGGTCGCCCTGGTCAATGGTTTTGCCGGTCTCGCTGGCCATGACCTCGAGCAGGTCGGCGCGGCGTGATTCCAGCACGTCGCCGGCGCGGTGCAGGATTTCGGCGCGCTCGGCGCCGGAGAGGGCGCCCCAGGCCTTGCCCTTCTCGATGGCGGTGTCGATGACCTGGTTCAGCGTCGCCTCGTCATTGATCGTGGCGGCTTCCACGGCGGCGTTGCCGAGTGTGGATGTTGGAACGCGGCCGAGGATCGCACGGCCCCAGTTCCGGTTGGCCGGCAGCGCGGGGTCGGTGTCCGGGGTGTTCTCAAAGGCGTCGTGCGGCATCGGCGCGGCCGGGAGGCTGCGGTTCTGCTGGCGGTTGGGCGGCGGGACCGCGTCGTCGAGCTTGGCGAGGGAGGCGAGGAAGCGCTGCTTCTCGCGTTCGAAGAGTATTTCGTTTTCGCTGAGTTCGAAGACGGCGGACATGAAGTTGTCCTGGCTGGCGCCTTCCTCGAGGCGGCGGATCAGGTAGGCGATCGCGACGTCGAACTCGGCGGGGTGGACCACGGGTGTGTAGAGCAGCAGCGAGCCGACGTCCTTCTTGACGGCTTCGGCCTGGCCCTGGGCCATGCCCAGCAGCATCTCGAATTCGATGCCGGATTCCACGCCGCGCTGTTTGGCCAGCAGCCAGGCGAAGGCGATGTCGAAGAGGTTGTGGCCGGCGACGCCGATCCGGATGTTGCGGATCCGGTCCGGGTGCAGCGAGTAGTTGAGAACGCGCTTGTAATTGGTGTCCGAGTCCTGCTTGGTGCCGCAGGTGGCGAGCGGCCAGTCATGCAGGGAGGATTCGACCTGCTCCATCGGCAGGTTGGCGCCCTTGACGACGCGGACCTTGATGGCCGATCCGCCCGTGGCGCGGCGGACGGCGGCCCACTCCTGCAGCCGGATCATGGCGGCCAGTGCGTCCGGGAGGTACGCCTGCAGCACGATGCCGGCCTCGAGGTCCTTAAATTCCGGCTTGTCCAGGATCCGGGTGAAGACCGCAATGGTCAGGTCCAGGTCCTTGTACTCCTCCATGTCCAGGTTGATGAACTTGGCTTTCTGCCCGCCGGCGGCAAAGGAGGCGGCGCGGGTGAAGAGCGGGGTGAGCTTCTCGACGACGTGCTCCACGGCCTCGTCGAACGCCCAGGCGGAGTGCGGAGCCACGGTTGAAGAGACCTTGATCGAGACGTAGTCGACGTCTGGGCGGGACAGCAGCGTGTGGGTGCCCTCGAGCCGGCGGGAGGCCTCGTGCTCGCCGAGGACCGCCTCGCCGAGGAGGTTGACGTTGAGCTTGATGCCGTCCTTGCGGATCTTGGCGATGGCCGGGCCCAGCTTGGCGTCGGTGGCGTCGACGATCAGGTGGCCGACCATTTCGCGGAGCACGCGGCGGGCGACCGGGATGACCACCTGCGGCAGGACCGGGGCCATGGTGCCGCCGAGGCGGACGGCGCTGCGCATGTACCAGGGCAGGAAGGCCGGGACTTTGGGGGCCAGTGCGGCGAGGTTGCGGGCGGCGACCTGCAGGTCTTCGGGGCGGACAACGCCGTCGACGAACCCGACCGTGAAGTCGAGGCCGTTTGGATCCTTCAGGACGCCTGCGAGCTGCTCGGCAGAGGCATCAACGGGGACCTGCGCGGCTTCGGTGAGCCAGCGCCGGACCAGCGCGATGCTGTCCTCCGCGAGGGCGGCGGCCTCCAGCACCGGGGAGCCTTCCGAAACGGCGGCGTGCTCGGCGGCGGTGCCGGTGTTCGCGCGGGACTCCGTTGAGATGTTGGTCATGGCGGCTTCTCGTTCTTTCTCGAAATGGGGACCGTTCTTAGAATCAGTATGCGACCGGATTTTCATAAGATAAAGCGATGTTTCCTGAGCAATACAGATTAGAAAATGAGAACCTTTCAGCAGCCGTCCGAGCGGTCAGAAAATCCCCGGAATGTGGCGGTTAAACAGATCTCGGCAGGCCCAACCCCCACCCAGCCGGTTGCCCTATCACTTACGGTGCCCGAAAGCCCCCAAGAGCCCGGAATAAGGACCCTGAGTGATAGCGCAACCGGGAGAGGGAGGCGTTGAGCCTGCCGGACCCTGGTGCGGGGATGGTCAGCCGACGGGCCGGTGCATCTCCACGGCCTCCTCGTGCCGGGGGCTGCTCGGGTTCATCAGCGAGTGCTTGCGGCCGTATCCGAAGTAGATCACGAGGCCGATGACAAGCCAGATGATGAAGCGCAGCCAGGTCTCCCAGTGCAGCTGGAACATCAGGAAGGCCGAGGACAGGACACCGAAGGCAGGCACCAGCGGCATCAGGGGCAAGCGGAAGGTCCGCGGCGCATCGGGCTTCTTGTAACGGAAGACGATCACCGCCAAGCAGACGACCACGAATGCGGCCAGGATGCCGATGTTGGTCAGGTCGGCCACGGCCTTGATCGGGAACACGCCGGCCAGCAGCGCGGACGCGATGCCAGCGATCCACGTAACCCGCTGCGGCGTACCGTGACGGTCCGTCTTGGAGAACCATCCCGGGAGCAGGCCGTCGCGGCTCATGGAAAACCAGACGCGGGTGACGCCGAGGAGGAAGGTCAGCATCACGGTGAGGATGGAGAGCACGGCGAACACGGAGATGATCGTGGCGATGACGGGCAGGCCCACGCCGGTGAAGGCGGAGGCGAACCCGGCCGTGGGGTCGATGTCCCGATAGTTCTGCATGCCGGTGAGCACCAGGGTGGCGGCCACATACAAGAGCATGGCGATGACCAGGGAGAGGAGGATGGCCTTGGGCATGTGCTTCTTGCCATCGGTCGCTTCCTCGGCCGCTGTACTCATGGCGTCATAGCCGAACACTGCGAAGAACACCGTAGCGGCGCCCGCGAAGACCGGGCCGATGCCGCTGGGCATGAACGGGTTGTAGTTGTCGGCGTTGATGTAGAAAATGCCGAGGCCGATGATGAACAGGATCAGGACGACCTTGATGGCCACGGCCACCAGCTCGAAGCGGCCAAAGGTCTTGGTGCCGCGGGAGAGGATCCAGGTCACGATCAGGCAGACGACAATAGCCGGAATATTGACGATGCCGCCCCGGCCCTCGTCCGCCGTCGATGCCATCCAAAGCGGCATATCGACCCCGATGCCGGAGAGGAACGCACCGAAGTAACCGGAGATGCCGATCGCCACCACGGCGACGATGGCGATGTATTCCAGCAGCAGGTCCCAGCCGATGAACCAGCCAATTACCTCGCCGAGGGCCACATATCCGTAGGTGTAGGCCGACCCCGCACGCGGGATCATGCCGGCAAATTCCGCATAGGACAAAGCGGCCGCCGCGGAAGCCAGTCCTGCAATCAAAAAGGAAAACAGCACCGCGGGACCGACGCCCGGTTCCGTCTCGCTGCCGTGGGCCACGAGGCCTGCGAGGGAGAAGATGCCGACGCCGATAATGCCGCCGACGCCGATCGCTGTCAGTTGCCAGAGGCCAAGGCTCTTGAACAGACCGCTATGTTTGTTTTCTACCTCGATGTCATCAATCGGCTTTTTCCGCATGATGGACTTGGTCAAATCTTGTGCACTCATCAGGGTCTCCTGCTCAGCTATGTTGCCCATCAATCCACCCTGTGATGGGGGTTACTCAAGACAACAGTATGCAAGCCCAATTGCATTAGATAAAGTGAATTCTCCTAATCAATAACCATTAGAATTCACAAAGGACCATGATGCTCGACGTCCGCCGGTTGCGCCTGTTGCGCGAACTGAAAATCCGCGGCACGCTGGCCGAAGTCGCCGAGGCGCTCCAGTACAGCCCGTCGTCGGTCTCGCAGCAACTGGCGCTGCTGGAAAAGGAGGCCGGTGTTGAGCTTCTGCGGAAGACCGGGCGCCGCGTCCAGCTCACGCCCCAGGCCGAAGTTCTAGTGGCGCACACGGCCCAGTTGCTGGAGACACTGGAGCAAGCGGAGGCGGACCTTGCGGCGTCGCTCACCACGGTGACCGGGACCGTGCGCATCGCCGTCTTCCAGTCGGCGGCCCTGGCCCTCATGCCCGACGCGCTGACCCGGATGTCGTCCAGCTACCCGGAGGTCCGGATCGAAATGACGCAGCGCGAACCCGAAACCGCCCTCCACGAGACCTGGGCGCGGGACTTCGACCTGGTCATCGCCGAGCAGTATCCCG
Encoded here:
- a CDS encoding bifunctional proline dehydrogenase/L-glutamate gamma-semialdehyde dehydrogenase; amino-acid sequence: MTNISTESRANTGTAAEHAAVSEGSPVLEAAALAEDSIALVRRWLTEAAQVPVDASAEQLAGVLKDPNGLDFTVGFVDGVVRPEDLQVAARNLAALAPKVPAFLPWYMRSAVRLGGTMAPVLPQVVIPVARRVLREMVGHLIVDATDAKLGPAIAKIRKDGIKLNVNLLGEAVLGEHEASRRLEGTHTLLSRPDVDYVSIKVSSTVAPHSAWAFDEAVEHVVEKLTPLFTRAASFAAGGQKAKFINLDMEEYKDLDLTIAVFTRILDKPEFKDLEAGIVLQAYLPDALAAMIRLQEWAAVRRATGGSAIKVRVVKGANLPMEQVESSLHDWPLATCGTKQDSDTNYKRVLNYSLHPDRIRNIRIGVAGHNLFDIAFAWLLAKQRGVESGIEFEMLLGMAQGQAEAVKKDVGSLLLYTPVVHPAEFDVAIAYLIRRLEEGASQDNFMSAVFELSENEILFEREKQRFLASLAKLDDAVPPPNRQQNRSLPAAPMPHDAFENTPDTDPALPANRNWGRAILGRVPTSTLGNAAVEAATINDEATLNQVIDTAIEKGKAWGALSGAERAEILHRAGDVLESRRADLLEVMASETGKTIDQGDPEVSEAVDFAHYYAESARRLDDVDGATFVPAKLTVVTPPWNFPVAIPAGSTLAALAAGSAVVIKPAKQARRSGAVMIEALWEAGVPREVLTMVQLGERELGRQLISHPAVDRVILTGGYETAELFRSFRKDLPLLAETSGKNAIIVTPSADLDLAAKDVAYSAFGHAGQKCSAASLVILVGSVAKSKRFHNQLIDAVTSLKVGYPEDPASQMGPIIEPANGKLLDALTTLGEGESWAVEPRKLDESGKLWSPGVRYGVRRGSYFHLTEFFGPVLGVMTADTLEEAIAIQNQIDYGLTSGLHSLNTDELGIWLDSVQAGNLYVNRGITGAIVQRQPFGGWKKSAVGAGTKAGGPNYLVGLGEWTSKASTAGATPAHAGVRRIENAAKSFLAAEQLQTLQRALASDAKAWAEEFGTAKDVSGLSAERNIFRYRALPVTVRLAEGEPLGHLVRTVAAGVQAGSALTVSCAAELPVPLRTVLHGLGIDVTVENDAEWLAAAGRLADAGQLSGGRIRLIGGNAKALAEATGGRPDLAIYGHRVTEAGRVELLPFLHEQAISITAHRFGTPNHISDSLI
- a CDS encoding amino acid permease, giving the protein MSAQDLTKSIMRKKPIDDIEVENKHSGLFKSLGLWQLTAIGVGGIIGVGIFSLAGLVAHGSETEPGVGPAVLFSFLIAGLASAAAALSYAEFAGMIPRAGSAYTYGYVALGEVIGWFIGWDLLLEYIAIVAVVAIGISGYFGAFLSGIGVDMPLWMASTADEGRGGIVNIPAIVVCLIVTWILSRGTKTFGRFELVAVAIKVVLILFIIGLGIFYINADNYNPFMPSGIGPVFAGAATVFFAVFGYDAMSTAAEEATDGKKHMPKAILLSLVIAMLLYVAATLVLTGMQNYRDIDPTAGFASAFTGVGLPVIATIISVFAVLSILTVMLTFLLGVTRVWFSMSRDGLLPGWFSKTDRHGTPQRVTWIAGIASALLAGVFPIKAVADLTNIGILAAFVVVCLAVIVFRYKKPDAPRTFRLPLMPLVPAFGVLSSAFLMFQLHWETWLRFIIWLVIGLVIYFGYGRKHSLMNPSSPRHEEAVEMHRPVG